From the genome of Anomalospiza imberbis isolate Cuckoo-Finch-1a 21T00152 unplaced genomic scaffold, ASM3175350v1 scaffold_764, whole genome shotgun sequence, one region includes:
- the SYMPK gene encoding symplekin: MAGGQEGPSPRPSEEEPGSDVRSTSERVVDLLNQAALIGNEGKITILKQVQELIINKDPTLLDNFLDEIIAFQADKSIEVRKFVVGFIEEACKRDIELLLKLVANLNMLLKDENVNVVKKAILTMTQLYKVALQWMVKSKVISELQEACWEMMSSMASDIILLLDSDNDGIRTHAIKFVEGLIVTLSPRTADSDVPKRHENDVSLERIPRDHPVIKYNVLWEEGKAALEQLLKFMVHPAISSINLTAALGSLATIARQRPMFMAEVIQAYETLHANLPPTLAKSQVSSVRKNLKLHLLSVLRHPSSGDFQPQITTLLVDLGTPQAEIARSMPSPRDARKRPRDEPDAALKKMKIEPPLGEDDEDKDLEAPVVAVAKAAGAVTVPSDTDITAEFLQPLLTPENVANLVLISMVYLPEAMPASFQATYTPVESAGTEAQIKHLARLMATQMTAAGLGPGVEQTKLLREEPKEEKVAKPDAVVIKRRLSALGQGQAIAVLGAHGSAAGLPDETPQAKRRPEPIMPATQPRLAGAGGRKKVFRLSDVLKPLSEVQVEKLKLGAVRRILRSERAVAASGAAQARVKILASLVTQFEVPVKGEVLSFILDDVRGRLDLAFAWLFQEYNAHLARGGPGGLERYDECLIGLLAGLQEKPDQKDGIFTKVVLEAPLITESALEVIRKYCEDESRTYLGMSTLRDLIFKRPSRQFQYLHVLLDLSSHEKDKVRQQALQFIKRMYEKEQLREYVEKFALNYLQLLVHPNPPSVLFGADKDTGETPT, translated from the exons gtgcaggaGCTGATCATCAACAAGGACCCCACGCTCCTGGACAACTTCCTGGAT GAAATCATCGCCTTCCAGGCCGACAAATCCATCGAGGTCCGGAAATTCGTGGTGGGATTCATCGAGGAGGCCTG CAAAAGGGACATCgagctgctgctgaagctcGTCGCCAACCTGAACATGCTGCTCAAGGACGAGAACGTCAACGTGGTCAAGAAGGCCATCCTGACCATGACCCAGCTCTACAAGGTGGCCCTGCAG TGGATGGTGAAGTCCAAGGTGATCAGCGAGCTGCAGGAGGCGTGCTGGGAGATGATGTCCTCCATGGCCAGCGACATCATCCTGCTGCTGGACTCGGACAACGACGGCATCCGCACGCACGCCATCAAGTTCGTGGAGGGGCTCATCGTCACCCTGTCCCCCCGCACGGCCGACTCCGACGTCCCCAAGCGGCACGAGAACGACGTCAGCCTGGAGCGCATCCCGCGGGACCACCCCGTCATCAAGTACA acGTGCTGTGGGAGGAGGGCAAGGCGgcgctggagcagctgctcaaGTTCATGGTGCACCCGGCCATCTCCAGCATCAACCTGACGGCCGCGCTCGGCTCGCTGGCCACCATCGCCCGCCAGCGGCCCATGTTCATGGCCGAGGTCATCCAGGCCTACGAGACCCTCCATG CCAACCTGCCGCCCACGCTGGCCAAGTCCCAGGTGAGCAGCGTGCGGAAGAACCTGAAGCTGCACCTGCTGAGCGTCCTGCGGCACCCGTCCTCGGGCGACTTCCAGCCGCAGATCACCACGCTGCTGGTGGACCTGGGCACGCCGCAGGCCGAGATCGCCCGCAGCATGCCCAGCCCCCGCGACGCCCGCAAGCGGCCCCGCGACGAGCCCGACGCCGCCCTCAAGAAGATGAAGATCG AGCCACCCCTGGGCGAGGACGACGAGGACAAGGACCTGGAGGCGCCGGTGGTGGCCGTGGCCAAAGCGGCCGGAGCGGTCACTGTCCCCTCGGACACCGACATCACGGCCGAGTTCCTGCAGCCGCTGCTGACCCCCGAGAATGTGGCCAACCTG GTGCTGATCAGCATGGTGTACCTGCCCGAGGCCATGCCCGCCTCCTTCCAGGCCACCTACACGCCCGTGGAGTCGGCCGGCACCGAGGCGCAGATCAAGCACCTGGCCCGACTGATGGCCACCCAGATGACCGCGGCCGGGCTGGGGCCAG GCGTGGAGCAGACCAAGCTGCTGCGTGAGGAGCCCAAGGAGGAGAAGGTGGCCAAGCCGGACGCCGTGGTCATCAAGCGGCGCCTGTCGGCGCTGGGCCAGGGCCAGGCCATCGCCGTGCTGGGCGCCCACGGCTCGGCCGCGGGGCTGCCGGACGAGACCCCCCAGGCCAAGCGCCGGCCCGAGCCCATCATGCCGGCCACGCAGCCGCG GCTGGCGGGCGCCGGGGGCCGTAAGAAGGTGTTCCGCCTCAGCGACGTGCTGAAGCCGCTCAGCGAGGTGCAGGTGGAGAAGCTGAAGCTCGGCGCCGTGCGCCGCATCCTGCGCTCCGAGAGGGCCGTGGCGGCCAGCGGGGCCGCCCAG GCCCGAGTGAAGATCCTGGCCTCGCTGGTGACGCAGTTCGAGGTGCCCGTCAAGGGCGAGGTGCTGTCCTTCATCCTGGACGACGTCCGGGGCCGCCTGGACCTGGCCTTCGCGTGGCTCTTCCAGGAGTACAACGCCCACCTGGCCCGCGGTGGCCCCGGTGGCCTCGAGCGCTACGACGAGTGCCTGATTGGGCTGCTGGCCGGGCTGCAGGAGAAACCCGACCAGAAGGACGG gatcTTCACCAAGGTGGTGCTGGAGGCGCCGCTGATCACCGAGAGCGCCCTGGAGGTCATCCGCAAGTACTGCGAGGACGAG AGCCGCACCTACCTGGGCATGTCCACCTTGCGGGACCTGATCTTCAAGCGGCCGTCGCGGCAGTTCCAGTACCTGCACGTGCTGCTGGACCTCAGCTCCCACGAGAAGGACAAg GTGCGGCAGCAGGCGCTGCAGTTCATCAAGCGCATGTACGAGAAGGAGCAGCTGCGCGAGTACGTGGAGAAGTTCGCCCTCAACtacctgcagctcctggtgcacCCCAACCCCCCCTCCGTGCTCTTCGGGGCCGACAAGGACACCGGTGAGACCCCGACC
- the LOC137467717 gene encoding oviduct-specific glycoprotein-like, producing the protein FGASHGTFGISRGISGISRGISGISCGMFGISHGISGISHGIFTISHKTFGISRGISGISRGISGISHGISGISRGISGISRGISDISRRTFARGISGISRGISGISHGISGISRAISG; encoded by the exons TTTGGCGCTTCCCACGGAACGTTTGGGATTTCCCGTGGAATATCTGGGATTTCCCGTGGAATATCTGGGATTTCCTGTGGAAT GTTTGGGATTTCCCATGGAATATCTGGGATTTCCCATGGAATATTCACCATTTCCCATAAAACATTTGGGATTTCCCGTGGAATATCTGGGATTTCTCGTGGAATATCTGGGATTTCCCATGGAATATCTGGGATTTCCCGTGGAATATCTGGGATTTCCCGTGGAATATCTGACATTTCCCGCAGAACATTTGCC CGTGGAATATCTGGGATTTCCCGTGGAATATCTGGGATTTCCCATGGAATATCTGGGATTTCCCGTGCAATATCCGGG